From Mustela nigripes isolate SB6536 chromosome 13, MUSNIG.SB6536, whole genome shotgun sequence, one genomic window encodes:
- the CALM1 gene encoding calmodulin-1, translated as MADQLTEEQIAEFKEAFSLFDKDGDGTITTKELGTVMRSLGQNPTEAELQDMINEVDADGNGTIDFPEFLTMMARKMKDTDSEEEIREAFRVFDKDGNGYISAAELRHVMTNLGEKLTDEEVDEMIREADIDGDGQVNYEEFVQMMTAK; from the exons ATG GCTGATCAGCTCACCGAAGAACAGATCGCTG AGTTCAAGGAAGCTTTCTCCCTATTTGACAAAGATGGCGACGGCACCATCACAACAAAGGAACTTGGAACTGTCATGAGGTCACTGGGTCAGAACCCAACAGAAGCCGAATTGCAGGATATGATCAACGAGGTGGATGCTGATG gTAATGGCACCATTGACTTCCCGGAATTCTTGACTATGATGgctagaaaaatgaaagatacagACAGCGAAGAAGAAATTCGCGAGGCATTCCGAGTCTTTGACAAG GATGGCAACGGTTACATCAGTGCGGCAGAGCTTCGTCATGTCATGACCAACTTAGGGGAGAAACTAACAGATGAAGAAGTAGATGAAATGATCAGAGAAGCAGATATTGATGGAGACGGGCAAGTCAACTATGAAG AATTCGTACAGATGATGACTGCAAAATGA